A window of the Thermoanaerobaculia bacterium genome harbors these coding sequences:
- a CDS encoding competence/damage-inducible protein A encodes MKAAIVAVGSELLGPSRLDTNSLWLAGKLDEAGIPVVRKACVGDDAGAIAAEIREASRRAPIVVVTGGLGPTADDLTREAVGEFSGRPSAIDPGILEEIRGRFARRGIAMPAINEKQALVVEGTRPLRNPRGSAPGIWLETEEGIVACLPGVPSEMKRMFEELVFPEIVRRFAAPPRSRRVLKIAAMGESAVEERVGPVYAKWSAHAFTILASVGEVQLHLVAAGAPEVAARLLDAQTEDFERALPGRIYGRDDDTLESVVGARLRDLGATLATAESCTGGLIAQRITDVPGSSDYFRGGVVAYANDVKTGALGVRPETLAAHGAVSEETAREMAEGARGKFGADFALSATGVAGPGGGTPEKPVGSVWIALAAKGRETRARFLRPPGDRATIRAWTASAALEMLRRTMAGADTD; translated from the coding sequence GTGAAGGCGGCGATCGTCGCGGTCGGAAGCGAGCTCCTCGGACCCTCGCGGCTCGACACGAACTCGCTCTGGCTCGCGGGCAAGCTCGACGAGGCGGGGATCCCCGTCGTGCGGAAGGCTTGCGTGGGCGACGACGCCGGGGCGATCGCCGCGGAAATCCGCGAGGCGTCGCGGCGCGCGCCGATCGTCGTCGTCACGGGCGGTCTCGGTCCCACGGCCGACGACCTGACCCGGGAGGCCGTCGGCGAGTTCTCCGGCCGGCCCTCCGCCATCGACCCCGGAATCCTCGAGGAGATCCGCGGCCGTTTTGCGCGGCGGGGGATCGCGATGCCCGCGATCAACGAGAAGCAGGCGCTCGTCGTCGAGGGGACGCGGCCGCTCCGCAACCCGCGCGGGTCGGCGCCGGGCATCTGGCTCGAGACCGAGGAGGGGATCGTCGCGTGCCTTCCCGGCGTGCCGTCGGAGATGAAGCGCATGTTCGAGGAGCTCGTTTTCCCGGAGATCGTCCGGCGCTTCGCCGCGCCGCCGCGCTCGCGCCGCGTGCTCAAGATCGCGGCGATGGGAGAGTCCGCGGTCGAGGAGCGCGTCGGACCCGTCTACGCGAAATGGAGCGCGCACGCGTTCACGATTCTCGCGTCGGTCGGCGAGGTCCAGCTGCACCTCGTCGCGGCGGGCGCCCCCGAAGTGGCGGCGCGCCTCCTCGACGCGCAGACGGAGGATTTCGAGCGGGCGCTGCCCGGCCGGATCTACGGTCGCGACGACGACACGCTCGAAAGCGTCGTCGGGGCGCGCCTCCGCGACCTCGGCGCGACGCTCGCGACCGCGGAATCGTGCACGGGGGGACTCATCGCGCAGCGAATCACCGACGTCCCGGGCTCGAGCGACTACTTCCGCGGGGGAGTCGTCGCCTACGCCAACGACGTGAAGACCGGCGCGCTCGGCGTCCGGCCGGAGACCCTCGCCGCGCACGGCGCGGTTTCCGAGGAGACCGCGCGGGAGATGGCCGAGGGCGCGCGCGGGAAGTTCGGGGCGGATTTCGCGCTCTCGGCGACCGGCGTGGCCGGACCGGGCGGCGGGACGCCCGAGAAGCCGGTCGGCAGCGTCTGGATCGCGCTGGCCGCCAAGGGACGGGAGACCCGCGCCCGCTTTCTCCGCCCTCCCGGCGACCGGGCGACGATCCGCGCGTGGACGGCGTCGGCGGCCCTCGAGATGCTCCGCCGGACGATGGCCGGCGCGGACACGGACTGA
- the plsY gene encoding glycerol-3-phosphate 1-O-acyltransferase PlsY — MPPLLTALAYLLGSVSFSIVVVRIFFRKDIREEGSGNAGATNVLRNHGAKAGLAVALLDVAKGAAAVWGMKGVTADPRWLSAAAFAVVLGHVFPLYFHFRGGKGVATTVGAFLVLAPAATAVVMALFAAVVALTRYVSLGSILAATALPPVALYLFRAPDPVALSAGAVALLILYKHRENLRRLAAGTERRLGGR, encoded by the coding sequence ATGCCGCCGCTTCTCACCGCGCTCGCGTATCTCCTCGGATCGGTCTCGTTTTCGATCGTCGTCGTGCGGATCTTCTTCCGCAAGGACATCCGCGAGGAGGGATCGGGCAACGCCGGAGCGACGAACGTCCTTCGCAACCACGGGGCGAAGGCGGGTCTCGCGGTCGCGCTGCTCGACGTCGCGAAAGGAGCGGCCGCCGTGTGGGGCATGAAGGGAGTGACGGCGGATCCCCGCTGGCTCTCGGCGGCGGCGTTCGCGGTCGTCCTCGGCCACGTCTTTCCGCTGTACTTCCACTTTCGCGGCGGAAAGGGGGTGGCGACGACCGTCGGCGCGTTCCTGGTGCTGGCGCCCGCCGCCACGGCCGTCGTCATGGCGCTCTTCGCCGCCGTCGTCGCGCTCACCCGTTACGTCTCGCTCGGTTCGATTCTCGCCGCGACGGCGCTGCCGCCCGTCGCCCTCTATCTCTTCCGCGCCCCGGACCCCGTGGCGCTCTCGGCCGGCGCCGTCGCGCTGCTGATTCTCTACAAGCACCGCGAGAACCTGCGGCGTCTCGCCGCGGGGACCGAGCGCCGGCTCGGCGGCAGATGA
- a CDS encoding ATP-binding cassette domain-containing protein yields the protein MLYRFDNAVKAYGPKSVLKGASWQHNPGEKVGLIGKNGAGKTTLLRLVLGREETDAGRVVRATNIRIGSVDQTIDPDLSDSLEDFAAAAFEHLHRVEAEMRAMEHRMAEGEHDALADAYDRLQHRFENEGGYAMHADIERMLSGLGFSRTDFARPMSELSGGQKNRAMLARALLGQPDVLLLDEPTNHLDYAGMEFLEEYLAASRNAFLTVSHDRRFLNRVCTKILELEFGRLTEYPGNYDAYRLQKAERLLSSVRAYEKQREHIEKTEEFIRRNIAGQKTKQARGRRTHLEKLDRLENPVEDATDVAFRFAPDKKGGRTFLRARHLDAGYAPGEPVVRGVDFELLRGERMAILGENGTGKSTILRTLAGRLSPLGGSVELGYEVSIGYYDQELRDLDPKKRVIDAIWDLHRTETELQVRSYLALFDFREEEVFAPIAGLSGGEKGRLTLAVVMKQNHNLLLLDEPTNHLDLDAREALEQALQDFPGAILFVSHDRTFVDRLATEVLDIDRGRARKMPGNYSDTAAARRERRQRPPEPEASAPLVPPAAAGAPKTGVPAEAGKRGPDDGKKREPVEAKKVEAKKREQVEAKKRDQVESKKRDQVEAKKRDQRVQRLEKRIAELESEVTAAENRLYEEGDRIDALTAARIWKEKEEAKKKLEELFEEWSALSATVATP from the coding sequence GTGCTGTATCGATTCGACAACGCGGTCAAGGCGTACGGGCCCAAGAGCGTGCTGAAGGGCGCGTCGTGGCAGCACAACCCCGGGGAAAAGGTCGGCCTGATCGGGAAGAACGGGGCGGGGAAGACCACGCTGCTGCGCCTCGTCCTCGGCCGCGAAGAGACCGACGCCGGGCGCGTCGTGCGGGCCACGAACATCCGGATCGGCTCGGTGGACCAGACGATCGACCCGGACCTCTCCGATTCGCTCGAGGACTTCGCCGCCGCGGCGTTCGAGCACCTCCATCGGGTCGAGGCGGAGATGCGGGCGATGGAGCACCGCATGGCCGAAGGGGAGCACGACGCGCTCGCCGACGCGTACGACCGTCTCCAGCACCGGTTCGAGAACGAGGGCGGTTACGCCATGCACGCCGACATCGAGCGGATGCTCTCCGGCCTCGGGTTCTCGCGCACCGACTTCGCTCGGCCGATGTCGGAGCTCTCGGGCGGCCAGAAGAACCGCGCGATGCTCGCGCGGGCCCTGCTCGGCCAGCCCGACGTCCTCCTCCTCGACGAGCCGACGAATCATCTGGACTACGCCGGCATGGAGTTCCTCGAGGAGTACCTCGCGGCGAGCCGCAACGCGTTCCTGACCGTGTCGCACGACCGCCGGTTCTTGAACCGCGTCTGCACGAAGATCCTCGAGCTCGAGTTCGGGAGGCTGACCGAATACCCGGGCAACTACGACGCCTACCGCCTCCAGAAGGCGGAGCGCCTGCTCTCGTCGGTGCGCGCCTACGAGAAGCAGCGCGAGCACATCGAAAAGACCGAGGAGTTCATCCGGCGCAACATCGCCGGCCAGAAAACGAAACAGGCGCGCGGCCGGCGCACGCATCTCGAGAAGCTCGACCGTCTCGAGAACCCCGTCGAGGACGCGACGGACGTCGCTTTCCGCTTCGCACCGGACAAGAAGGGCGGGCGGACGTTCCTGCGCGCCCGCCACCTCGACGCGGGCTACGCGCCGGGAGAGCCGGTCGTCCGCGGCGTCGACTTCGAGCTCCTTCGCGGCGAGCGGATGGCGATCCTCGGCGAGAACGGCACCGGAAAGTCGACGATCCTCCGCACGCTCGCCGGACGCCTCTCGCCCCTCGGCGGGTCCGTCGAGCTCGGCTACGAGGTCTCCATCGGCTACTACGACCAGGAGCTCCGCGACCTCGACCCGAAGAAGCGCGTGATCGACGCGATCTGGGACCTGCACCGCACCGAGACCGAGCTCCAGGTCCGCTCGTACCTCGCGCTCTTCGACTTCCGGGAGGAGGAGGTGTTCGCGCCGATCGCGGGCCTCTCGGGAGGGGAGAAGGGGAGGCTCACGCTCGCCGTCGTGATGAAGCAGAACCACAACCTGCTGCTCCTCGACGAGCCGACGAATCACCTCGACCTCGACGCGCGGGAGGCCCTCGAGCAGGCGCTCCAGGACTTCCCCGGCGCGATCCTCTTCGTTTCCCACGACCGGACCTTCGTCGACCGGCTCGCGACCGAGGTGCTCGACATCGACCGCGGCCGCGCGCGCAAGATGCCCGGCAACTACAGCGATACCGCCGCGGCGCGGCGCGAGCGACGGCAGCGGCCGCCGGAGCCGGAGGCAAGCGCCCCGCTCGTCCCGCCTGCGGCCGCCGGCGCGCCGAAGACGGGCGTTCCCGCGGAAGCGGGGAAACGCGGGCCGGATGACGGAAAGAAACGGGAGCCGGTCGAAGCGAAGAAAGTCGAGGCGAAGAAGCGCGAGCAGGTCGAGGCGAAGAAACGCGATCAGGTCGAGTCGAAGAAACGCGATCAGGTCGAGGCGAAGAAACGCGATCAGAGAGTCCAGCGTCTGGAGAAGAGGATCGCCGAGCTCGAATCCGAGGTCACGGCCGCCGAGAACCGCCTCTACGAGGAGGGGGACCGGATCGACGCGCTGACCGCGGCGCGGATCTGGAAGGAGAAGGAGGAGGCCAAGAAGAAGCTCGAGGAGCTCTTCGAGGAATGGAGCGCCCTGTCGGCGACGGTGGCCACGCCGTGA
- a CDS encoding NAD(P)H-dependent glycerol-3-phosphate dehydrogenase has protein sequence MKVCVVGAGSWGTALAIHAGRAGLETVLWARDPRVVDAIARGRRHPKRHPDAELPSNVRGTADAREAARADLVVLAVPSPALPGALEAIGPVPGGVRFLSAIKGFEVETGRRVSEVVASLHPRCAFAVLSGPTFADGVVRGDPTAAVVASSDPLTAETIQRELSSESFRLYQSDDVVGVELAGGLKNVVAIAAGIVVGLGLGPNTTAALMTRGLAEITRLVLARGGREKTLSGLAGVGDLMLTCTGPQSRNRRVGERIGRGESPAEAMAAVAETAEGTRACLAASRMAAESGIEMPINEAVRRVLYEGLSPREAVRELMTRDLRSE, from the coding sequence ATGAAGGTCTGTGTCGTCGGCGCCGGCTCGTGGGGCACGGCCCTCGCGATCCACGCGGGGCGCGCGGGCCTCGAGACGGTCCTCTGGGCGCGGGACCCGCGGGTCGTCGACGCCATCGCGCGCGGCCGCCGGCATCCGAAGCGCCATCCGGACGCCGAGCTTCCCTCCAACGTCCGCGGCACGGCGGACGCGCGCGAAGCGGCCCGGGCGGATCTCGTCGTCCTCGCCGTGCCTTCCCCCGCGCTCCCCGGCGCTCTCGAGGCGATCGGGCCCGTTCCCGGCGGCGTCCGCTTTCTCTCCGCGATCAAGGGATTCGAGGTCGAGACGGGCCGGCGGGTGTCGGAGGTCGTCGCCTCCCTCCACCCGCGATGCGCGTTCGCCGTCCTCTCCGGACCGACCTTCGCCGACGGAGTGGTGCGCGGCGACCCGACCGCGGCGGTCGTCGCGTCATCGGACCCGCTCACCGCGGAGACGATCCAGCGGGAGCTTTCGTCGGAGTCGTTCCGGCTCTACCAGAGCGACGACGTCGTCGGGGTCGAGCTCGCCGGAGGACTGAAGAACGTCGTCGCGATCGCGGCGGGGATCGTCGTGGGGCTCGGTCTCGGCCCGAACACGACGGCGGCGCTGATGACCCGGGGGCTCGCGGAGATCACCCGGCTCGTCCTCGCCCGCGGCGGACGGGAGAAGACCCTCTCCGGGCTCGCCGGCGTGGGCGACCTGATGTTGACGTGCACCGGGCCGCAGTCGCGCAACCGGCGGGTCGGGGAGCGGATCGGACGCGGCGAATCGCCCGCGGAGGCCATGGCGGCCGTCGCCGAGACGGCCGAGGGAACGCGGGCGTGCCTGGCGGCGTCGCGGATGGCGGCGGAGTCGGGCATCGAGATGCCGATCAACGAAGCGGTCCGCCGCGTGCTCTACGAGGGCCTCTCTCCCCGCGAGGCGGTCCGGGAGCTGATGACGCGGGACTTGCGGAGCGAGTGA